The window TGCGCGCCGCGGGCAAGGCGCCCAAGGTCGCCCTCACGGCCTGCATGCGCAAGCTGCTCACGATCCTCAACGCGATGCTCAAGCATCACACCCGCTGGGCCCTCGTCATGGCTCAGCACGCTTGACACCTAAGACAGTCGCTACCCTCTCCCCCTCGACGGGGGCGAGGGTTCCGAAGGCTCCTCAGCCCGCTGGGGCGAGGGTTCCGAAGCCTCCCTCTCCCCGCTGGGGCGAGGGTAGGGTGAGGGGAGTCCTACACCTGCAGCAGCACGAGCCCCGCCACCGTCACGAGCGTTCCAAAGGCGGCGCGGGCGGTCAGCCGCTCGCCCAGGAAGATGAGCCCGAGGGGAATCGCGAAGAGCGGCGCGGTCGAGGACAGCACCGCCGCGACAGCGACGTCGGCGAGCTTCACCCCCGTGACGAAGAGCACCGAGCTTCCCGCCGTGACCGCGCCGAGGAGGCCGACGCGCGCCAGCACGCCTCGG of the Candidatus Methylomirabilota bacterium genome contains:
- a CDS encoding IS110 family transposase: RAAGKAPKVALTACMRKLLTILNAMLKHHTRWALVMAQHA